One part of the [Pantoea] beijingensis genome encodes these proteins:
- a CDS encoding thiol-disulfide oxidoreductase DCC family protein produces MSQPPWLQSGDRAVIYDGVCRLCNGWVNFLIRHDRYHSVRLAAVQSVEGEALLNWAGLAANNVKTIVLIDDGRVFLRAEAIFRVMKGLPWPWRVLGVLRFLPAALSNRCYDLIALNRYRLFGRYDSCRCLEADHPQRVIQSKKTPP; encoded by the coding sequence ATGAGTCAACCACCCTGGCTGCAATCGGGTGATCGAGCCGTAATTTACGATGGTGTTTGCCGGCTATGTAATGGCTGGGTGAATTTCCTTATTCGCCACGACCGCTATCACAGCGTCAGGCTGGCCGCCGTGCAATCCGTGGAGGGCGAGGCGCTACTAAACTGGGCGGGGTTAGCTGCAAATAATGTCAAAACGATTGTGTTGATTGACGATGGCCGGGTTTTTCTACGCGCCGAGGCGATTTTCCGGGTGATGAAAGGATTACCCTGGCCGTGGCGTGTACTGGGTGTGCTGCGTTTTTTGCCTGCGGCACTCAGTAACCGCTGCTACGATTTGATTGCGCTTAATCGTTATCGTCTGTTTGGCCGGTACGATAGCTGTAGATGTCTTGAAGCTGACCATCCCCAACGCGTTATCCAGTCAAAGAAAACACCGCCTTGA